One Spirochaetota bacterium DNA window includes the following coding sequences:
- a CDS encoding lipoate--protein ligase family protein, whose amino-acid sequence MMRETWRLIEHPALPGAFNMGADYALMKAVSRGDSPPVLRLYRWIVPAVTIGYFQVIDEELDAEACASDGVPIIRRITGGGAVLHEFEITYSVCVPLAHPLAFGTVLDSYRGLLAPVIEALARVGVTAEYQPVNDIVTNGKKISGSAQTRRDGVLLQHGTLLLDLDAARMFRYLKIAPEKLAGKEPAGAASRVTSLREMIGPRAGGEAFIGEMNAAIIGSFRDKCSIEFSESVLSPAEEEDARGARERLFENPAWNRDRAVKP is encoded by the coding sequence ATGATGAGAGAGACATGGCGTCTTATAGAGCACCCCGCGCTTCCGGGGGCATTCAATATGGGCGCGGATTACGCCCTCATGAAGGCCGTATCGCGCGGCGACAGCCCGCCGGTGCTGCGCCTGTACCGGTGGATAGTCCCGGCCGTCACGATAGGGTATTTCCAGGTCATAGACGAGGAGCTCGACGCGGAGGCGTGCGCATCGGACGGGGTTCCCATAATACGCAGGATAACCGGCGGGGGCGCCGTTCTCCACGAGTTCGAGATCACCTACAGCGTGTGCGTACCCCTGGCGCATCCGCTCGCATTCGGGACCGTCCTTGACAGCTACCGGGGACTTCTCGCTCCCGTGATAGAAGCCCTCGCGCGCGTGGGCGTTACGGCCGAGTATCAGCCCGTGAACGATATCGTGACCAACGGCAAAAAAATCTCGGGGAGCGCGCAGACGCGCCGTGACGGGGTATTGCTGCAACACGGAACCCTGCTCCTGGACCTGGACGCCGCCAGGATGTTCAGGTACCTGAAAATCGCCCCGGAAAAACTCGCGGGAAAGGAGCCGGCCGGCGCGGCATCGCGCGTGACCTCCCTCAGGGAAATGATCGGTCCGCGTGCGGGGGGTGAGGCGTTTATCGGGGAGATGAATGCGGCGATAATCGGATCATTCCGGGATAAATGCTCGATCGAGTTTTCGGAATCAGTCCTTTCGCCCGCCGAGGAGGAGGATGCGCGCGGTGCGCGGGAGCGCCTTTTCGAAAATCCCGCGTGGAACCGCGACCGGGCGGTCAAGCCCTGA